The Mastacembelus armatus chromosome 4, fMasArm1.2, whole genome shotgun sequence genome segment AACATGAATTTGCTTAAAATTTAGTGCATAATTAAtctgtatattttcatatttcaagttgtgtttgttttcatgttagAGAGGACCAGAACGCAGGCGGTCAAAAATAAAGAGGTCATGGATCCTGTTCCAGCAGGATCCGGCACAAACGAAGCCCTGGTCACACCTGATAACAGTCCTTTTTCTTACCACTAGACTGGATGTCCACGGGGCACTAGTCAGTTCTGTCTTACTGGgccataaaatgtaaaaagcacCTGGAGCCCAGTGTGGTCTCAGTGGGACACACTATCCTCTTTACCTCTGTGCACCAGGCTGAAACTGGCATagccaaaataaaatcattactaAGCACAAACCCTAAGAGCTGCATTCACCTCCTCTGTCTTTTCAAAGGTCACACTTcatagttttattattattacctgTTCAGATTTAAACATCCTGTTTGTAGATCTGCCTGTTCAAGCGTGAAGCACAACGTGTTTGTGAGCAGGGGCAGACACGAGGTTGGAAGAAGTGGACATGCATGAGTATGTGAAAAATGCATTAGTTATATTTACATTACGTTTAAAAATCAGAGCatctttttaattcatttaatttagcCCAGCTGGTACAGGcacaagaaacaagaaaaactgatgtcaacacagtttttcattttgaattttattttatactattttattttaatatctttgttcttaaatgctcttttccatgcttttaatgtaattatatgccttgtaaagcactttgaattgcctagtgtatgaatggtgcagtacaaataaatttgcctttgaaaGTCTTGTTGTTTCAGAACAGCCAACACAAGCAGCTCGAGTTGCTTTGTCTGAGGGAAGCAACTAGCTGGGGGTGAGGACTGGGGGGGTTCAGTCACAGGATTCTTACTGGGCACAAACCAGGGTGGAAGCAGCGAGCTGCAGCTGACACATCCCTCAGCACTAATAACGTTCTCAGTATCCAGCCACACAAGCAGCCTGGcagttctctctgtgtgttgctgtttgtttgtttgacgTCATGTTCTCTCTGTCCCCTCAGTGCTGGAGAGGAAAATGTCCACGCGGCAGAGCCGGGAGGAGCTCATCAAGAAAGGAGTGCTGAAGGAGGTTTATGAGAAAGGTGATGAAGGAGATGAGACATGAGCATTTGATCAGATGActgagaaaagctgcaaatccTCAAGATATAAGAAGCTGGAATCAGTGAACATTTGGCGTCTCTGCTGGATTATGTTACTGTTACTCACTGTAGAATCAAGTTCTTCATGCTCACTTCTCCTCCGTCTCTCCCTGTGCACCTCTCTCTGCAGAAGGCACGTCTCCAGCCCTACGGGAGGAGGTGAAGATGGAGAACGGGCGCTCTCCGGTGCTCGGCTCCAGCCTGTCAGAGTCTGAAGGTCCTGAGCTGATGGAAGGAGCCGCTGCAGCTGTAGGTAGGCAGCAGAGTCTCAGCACCAGTTACTTTATCACTGATTTTTCACAGTGTGGTGTCTGAATGTTctgggtttgtgttttgtttgtttttttaaatacccCTCAGGATCTCTGGAGTTTCAGATGCCCACTGACGGTGCATGTCAACAGGACCTCGCTCTGAAATCCAGCCAGGCTCCGCCCACAAAGAAGTCCACTCTGTATCCGGGTGACGGTGCTGAGTCTGCACTCTCCAGACCTCCAACGCTACACAAACAACCTCCTGCGCTACCACCCAAACCCTTCGCCAGGCTACCTAATCACATTACAGGTGCGTTCGTGTTCACAGTGGCACACGTGAGCCCGTGCATGTACGGCTCAGCCTTTCACACCCCCCTCTCTCGCTGCAGACGGTGCCCCGGTGAAGCTGCCGTGTATGTCGGTGAAGTTATCTCCTCCTCTACCTCCAAAGAAGCTCATGATCTCCGTACCCGCAGGGAGCCTGGAGCCGTCGGCGCTCGCCTTCCAGAAGTGCCCCGCCCCCCCCCAGCCATGCTCCAATGGGTGGGCACTCCCTGCAGTACGGGACGCTGCCTGTTGCCCTGCACCCACCCAGTCGCATCATAGAGGAGCTCAACAAGACCCTGGCCCTCACCATGCAGAGGTTTGAGAGGTGAGAACCCCCACACTGTCATTTTATCATGGAACATGTTCTTGCCTGTGGCATCAGTTTGAGAGTTTGAGGCAGATTGTTTTAAACCTTAATCAGCCTAAACAATATTAACCCATTAATGGCCCTGTGACGTTAGTGTGGTGTCAGGAGTTAAAATGAGCTCCAGGCGTCTGTTGTCTCATGCTGCTCAGCGTCATAGTGGGAGACAGAACTTCACTTTCTGTTCAGCCGATTCATCTTTTCATGTCAAGTGCATCACAAAAAACTGCAGGTCTCAGTTGGTCTGATTGAGAAGCACAATGACTGATCATAAAATGTTTAGCTGCTTCACTTTGAGCAGCTTAACAGAAGCTGCTCATCCTTCATCTTAATCTGTGCACCACCTTCCTCGGTTTGAAAAGGCTGTAAGTAACTTTATTACATCTGtgagtttttattgttgttattgtggtTTTCCAAAGGCCCAGAGTGGCATCTTCAAATTACTTGTTTTATCTACAGCAacatgagacagaaaaatgCCAAATCCTCGCAGTTGAGAAATTGGAAATAATTGATTGActtttttgtttgataaatgatCATTTTCCAGCACTTGACTGTGTTTTAATTAAGTAATAATTCAGGTCTGCTGTTGACCCTTTACACGCCCCAGTTGCTTCCCAGGGTTGGTGTCATCCTGCTGTTTGTAGAATCAGGTTCATTTCACTTATattactgcttttctttggCCTTACCTgactgtttggtttggtttgaatcATTGATCCACAATTGACACAACAGGACAGACACACTAGGCAACTGTGACTTTTTGCCTTCTCCGTCCAACCTGCAGCTCCATGATGCACACTGTTCCAACGGTGATGATCGAATGTGATGACGACAAAGAGAACCTCCCCAACGAGGTGGACTACGAGGACCTGCCAGGCATGTAcaaggatgaggaggaggaggaagaggaggaggaggaggaagatgatgaggaggaggaggaagaggaagatgataCACTGTTTACAAGTAGGTGTCTTTTTACCGGTTAACACTGTACGCAGGTTTTTCAGTCGCCTGTTGCTGTTCATCATAAAACATATGCATGACGCATGTgcatattcagtttttattttgtgtacgAGCATATGTCTTCCCAGAAGGTGCAAGGGCACAGACGTCACACGTGGCCTGAGGCGttcagagctgcagtttgtaATTAGAGATATGAATTATTCATCCCAGAAGCATTATGCATGtatagtgtttatttatttagcataaAAAATTCacatataataaataaagaaaggcTGTGCTGCTGAGAGTAAAAATACAGATGGGGGTTttagcagaaaagaaaaacaaaaccaggtaaactgaagaaaaacttAAAGCTGCTGTGATAATAAGTGGCCACTAGGGGGCAGAAGAACTTCACCTCTTCTTCAGAAGAAAGTCAGCATTATCTAACCACAAGTGATTTCAGTCCATTCAGTAGCATCTTGTTTTGCAGTGTCCCCATATAGCTAAGCTAGCTTTAGCATCACTTAGAAAAGTAAACAGTAACTTCCAAATCAAATGTGCTGCCTTCGTGCATGTTGGAATATACAGTCTCTGTGAGTGACAACATCCATTCACATCTGTGGCAGCTGCTCCTGACAGTGTATATTATTAACCCACACCACCCTCCTGTGACCACTGTAGGCACACTGGCCATGAAGGTTTTACGAAAAGACTCTCTGGCCATCAAACTGAGCAACCGTCCGTCGAAGagggagctggaggagaagAACATCCTGCCGCTACAGTCGGACCAGGAGAGACTCGAGTCCCGACAGCAGACCGCCACCAAACTCACCAGGTGAGCTGCCGGATTAACGGGACCACAAACGTGAGTCCACATGCAGGCCCAGTCACCTGCAGAGGGCATGAACCCATACGAGCTGAGATCGATGTGACCTGGCTGCCGCAGGGagcagatgatggatgatgagTCATAATGGAGGCAGGAGGCAGGGAGAGATTTAACCTGAGGAGCAGGACGGGGAGAAAAGggcaaaacagaaagaggagaatACAATATGAGGGTGAGTGAAGGGACAATAAGTCTGTACggataaaatattttcttcccaGTGTGGGATTAGAAGATACTGCTCcttaaaacatttacttttgaTTTCCAAATAATATTTTAACGTGTGTTTGTTCAGTATGAAACAGTATATGTGCGATCATAGATGTTATGGTGaatacattattattaattatttaaagacCAGGCGTTTACCTTTACCTGATTGCACATGTTGTGTAATACTGAGCCGCTTTCAACAAATGTTCATTATTGAATAATCTGATCTCTTTaaaatttatttactttttttttagttgacaGAAAATTCACCAGCGTCAGATCAATTTTCTAAATACTTCGTTCAGTCCAATGCAGTCAGTCAGACATTAACTGATTTCAGACAGAGGTGGAAACAGGAGGTTTGGGaatcagttcaattcaattcagtaaAGTCTCAGCACTAACATATATTTTGGACACTGAATCAGGACGTGTCTTCTTGTTATATTAATCGTACATTAAGTGGATTATTCTAAGAGAAGAGAAATCACTTCCTTGGCATATTTTCCACCTCTGTCTTTACTGTTTTGTTCTAATTCACAGCATTTCCACCTCATGTAAACAAGTGGAAAAGGCATTTACTGCAGGAAACACTGTCCTGTTCTTCTGGCTCCTCTTTTAACATCTGCCCTTGTCTCCTACCAAACTGTGTGAAGCCTTTCGTCCCCTCCACACTGTGAAGTCACAGATGCTGCCTcacaaaaatgacattacatacagtaaaacatcTGCTTTGCATACGATTTTGGTTTGAAGTCGAGTACAACACAGATTGTCAGAAAGAACACAAACGTTACAGTCAGACAAAAAGAGGCTTTCTGAAACAGTTTGCTCTTTTCTTCAGGCGGTTGAGTCAGAGGCCGACAGCAGAGGAGCTGGAACAGAGGAACATTCTCAAACGTAAGTCACTTCACACACAATAAGAAAGTAAAAAGACAGATCTTCAtctccactgtgtgtgtgtgatcatggCGTCTTTCCACTCCAGCTCGAAACGatctggaggagcaggaggagaagagggagatCAAGAGACATTTGTCCAGAAAGGTAAGACAGCAGCCTTTTCAAAGACTGATTACATCGTCCTCTGATTTGGTGCTGGGGTCTCCATCCAGACTGTTGTATGACAGACAATTGATTATATGCAGTGATGACTGACGACTATCCACTGCAGAGCACAGAAaccaaaaataatgaatataagACATACTAACGTTGCACATTTGCAAATTTTGGTTTTCCCATATCCTGTCACAGAATTGCCTGCACAGATGTTCCTCAGCATGCACTATGCAAAATACTGAGGCGGTTAATGATGCTGCTTTCCCCCACACTGTAGCTCAGCCAGAGGCCGACAGTAGAGGAGCTGAGGGAGGCCAAGATCCTCATCCGCTTCAGTGACTACGTGGAGGTGGCTGAGGCCCAGGACTACGACAGGAGAGCAGACAAGCCGTGGACGAGGCTCACAGCTGCTGATAAGGTCAGTTtgaaccacaacagcagcaaataaaagGCAATTCACTGAACATCTGGATTCAGGTAGGCagctggcagtttattaggtacaccatCTGAAACCTGTGGAGCCATAGCAGAGCTGTGAGCACACCTGTCAGTGTAAAGAAGTACAGTTAGAGAGCAGCACAAACTCCAGCCCCCAAGTGATTCAGGTGAATCAACAGCCTGAAACTGAACAGGATTTATTGTAGGACTGTTGTATTGAACAGCTTGGCTACGTGTTCCCATTAAACTACCCATACACACGTAAATGTGTAagaacatgtctgtgtgtgtgtgtgtgttgttcaggCTGCCATAAGGAAGGAGTTAAACGAGTTTAAAAGCACAGAGATGGAGGTGCACGAGTCGAGCCGTCACCTGACCAGGTAAGACAGCTAATCATGTGATAGATTAAAAACTGATCATGCTGTAGTGTTTACTGTAGTTTCCTGAAGTGAATATTTAGACGTGTTGGTGACGCTACTGCAACTGTCCTGACGGTCTCTGCCTGCAGGTTTCATCGACCATAAAATGGCTCAGTGGGACCTCGTGCATTCAGACTCTGCTACATGCTGCCCTGGTACTGCTGACCGGACTAAACACAACGTGTGAGTTTGAGCCATTAAAACAGGAAAGAGGAGCAAAAAAactctgtgatagactggacTCGTAACTTGGATCTCCCCTCAGTGGAGATTTTACAGACTTCTCTTGATATTCAAAAGTTTGGTTATTTTTTATGATGAAGAGGTGGCGACACATTTACTTTGCTGCacttttgattttgaaaaaagGCTTTGGAAGTAAAATAGAGAATTTGTGCCAATTTCATGGATGACAACAGCCAGAGAGG includes the following:
- the LOC113139724 gene encoding LOW QUALITY PROTEIN: phosphatase and actin regulator 1 (The sequence of the model RefSeq protein was modified relative to this genomic sequence to represent the inferred CDS: deleted 1 base in 1 codon), which translates into the protein MAGRGGDVTRSWSGSGSTIRSSFSAASEQQTPGKRSRAFRLARVKSRSSSGNQQQPRAAANNNNTPFMLHCPLGREIKHICGNCRGAAPLDAEEVERLAAMRSDSLVPGTHTPPIRRRSKFATLGRLFKPWKWRKKKSEKFKQTSAVLERKMSTRQSREELIKKGVLKEVYEKEGTSPALREEVKMENGRSPVLGSSLSESEGPELMEGAAAAVGSLEFQMPTDGACQQDLALKSSQAPPTKKSTLYPGDGAESALSRPPTLHKQPPALPPKPFARLPNHITDGAPVKLPCMSVKLSPPLPPKKLMISVPAGSLEPSALAFQKCPAPPSHAPMGGHSLQYGTLPVALHPPSRIIEELNKTLALTMQRFESSMMHTVPTVMIECDDDKENLPNEVDYEDLPGMYKDEEEEEEEEEEEDDEEEEEEEDDTLFTSTLAMKVLRKDSLAIKLSNRPSKRELEEKNILPLQSDQERLESRQQTATKLTRRLSQRPTAEELEQRNILKPRNDLEEQEEKREIKRHLSRKLSQRPTVEELREAKILIRFSDYVEVAEAQDYDRRADKPWTRLTAADKAAIRKELNEFKSTEMEVHESSRHLTRFHRP